Proteins from one Naumovozyma castellii chromosome 3, complete genome genomic window:
- the MSN1 gene encoding Msn1p (ancestral locus Anc_3.57), which produces MNKEDAILISRVADLERRMAVFEGMFHALSSRLDNHFKKYDLVMTSQQQQISELNGILLTLLNDQSRHADVLKEKLSTSLHGIAALGVNSAPSAAGNQTIFPSRQFDPNENVNADVLFEDILNNNQVDKTNADNHAQQQTEKNPQQQHQQVRAQSFQGPSLSYGNFNQLSRNAANQPPPNLLNETDDSASSLSLPEPTFRNTAASSIQLPSYSDADKDDYYTRRGNKVKKNLYNRIFHFTNSPQTVMGVWQEYTQGLNGQPSIKEMEALYHAEWRRDPAVNRRYSRRKVIWKAIETGLSKGYTLEDVINRLENHRVIDSERDLKQPMGWLCQSSNIPEEFKPDNGGNT; this is translated from the coding sequence ATGAATAAGGAAGATGCAATACTAATAAGTCGGGTGGCAGACCTTGAAAGAAGGATGGCGGTATTCGAGGGGATGTTCCATGCCCTAAGTAGTAGGTTAGATAatcatttcaaaaaatacGATTTAGTAATGACCTCTCAACAGCAACAGATTTCAGAACTGAATGGCATATTATTGACACTACTAAACGATCAATCAAGACATGCAGATGTTCTTAAGGAAAAGTTATCCACTTCATTGCATGGTATTGCTGCTCTAGGAGTGAATTCTGCCCCTAGTGCAGCTGGAAATCAAACGATCTTCCCAAGTAGGCAATTTGatccaaatgaaaatgtcAATGCTGATGtcttatttgaagatatctTGAACAATAATCAAGTGGACAAGACTAATGCAGATAATCATGCTCAACAGCAAACAGAGAAAAATCCGCAACAGCAGCACCAACAAGTGCGGGCTCAAAGTTTCCAAGGGCCCTCTTTGTCTTATGGTAATTTTAATCAACTATCGAGAAACGCAGCTAATCAACCACCACCAAATCTATTGAACGAAACTGATGATTCCGCATCATCTCTAAGCCTCCCTGAACCAACATTCCGTAATACTGCAGCATCTAGTATACAACTACCAAGCTACTCGGATGCAGATAAAGATGATTACTATACAAGACGTGGGAATAAAGTAAAGAAAAATCTCTACAATAGAATCTTCCATTTTACAAATTCACCACAAACAGTGATGGGGGTATGGCAAGAGTATACACAAGGATTAAACGGACAGCCATCCatcaaagaaatggaaGCACTTTATCATGCAGAATGGAGGCGTGACCCAGCGGTTAATAGGCGGTACTCTCGAAGGAAAGTTATTTGGAAAGCCATTGAGACTGGGTTATCTAAAGGGTACACATTGGAGGATGTGATAAATAGGTTAGAAAATCATAGAGTTATTGATAGTGAAAGAGATTTGAAACAACCAATGGGTTGGTTATGTCAAAGCTCGAATATCCCTGAGGAGTTTAAACCTGATAATGGTGGTAATACTTAG
- the MDY2 gene encoding Mdy2p (ancestral locus Anc_3.65) has protein sequence MTSTEPDFISKFLTLATLNEPALSSNYEKPLQEISSIGVQLPPLKYRYDPTKVKREATPGILNTSSSTPIPLTLKSVRPPKFSLEHQFSSNDTIYQVKKYLVDESKAQSTTDLKLLLKGKVLHDSVPLVDLEVENPMINVMISKSSSATTSPAPIPVPKKAEKPLEKEESLHPKPLMSLPWEDIESLLETKLQDKEHATQALQRLKRGWSLTE, from the coding sequence ATGACATCCACTGAACCtgattttatttcaaaattccTAACATTGGCAACTTTAAATGAACCAGCACTATCAAGTAATTATGAGAAACcattacaagaaatttcatccaTAGGGGTTCAATTACCACCTTTGAAGTATAGATATGATCCAACAAAGGTCAAAAGAGAAGCTACACCAGGGATCTTGaatacttcttcttcaaccCCAATTCCATTGACATTGAAGAGTGTTAGGCCTCCAAAGTTTTCCCTAGAGCATCAATTCAGCAGTAATGACACAATTTATCAGGTAAAGAAATACTTGGTAGATGAATCAAAGGCTCAATCTACAACTGACTTGAAACTATTGTTGAAGGGGAAAGTATTACATGATAGCGTCCCATTGGTAGATCTAGAGGTAGAAAATCCTATGATTAATGTTAtgatttccaaatcttcCTCTGCGACAACATCTCCTGCACCAATTCCTGTACCAAAAAAGGCTGAAAAACCTTTAGAAAAGGAGGAATCTTTACATCCCAAACCTTTGATGTCTTTACCATGGGAAGATATCGAAAGTTTGCTTGAAACAAAACTCCAAGATAAGGAGCATGCGACCCAGGCTCTGCAAAGGTTGAAGAGAGGTTGGAGTCTAACAGAATAG
- the SKM1 gene encoding putative serine/threonine protein kinase SKM1 (ancestral locus Anc_3.60) yields MNYTEKTSSISYKENGIISFIWQKSCLTLVDGSLFFHKNAESYYGYSLQIPLISVASVSRSDMKPNCLEVVYSRTQAKKQIKLNGNNGTVTTPSPTVKSVFIVTTTEQDMHDWIDLIFRKAPLLNDFSNPINFKHQVHVGFNSETGGFTGLPSDWERVIE; encoded by the coding sequence ATGAACTATACGGAGAAAACTAGTTCGATTTCttacaaagaaaatggaatCATATCATTTATTTGGCAGAAGAGTTGCCTAACATTGGTAGATGGATCCCTATTCTTTCATAAGAATGCTGAATCGTACTATGGATATTCATTACAAATTCCGTTGATCAGTGTTGCAAGCGTTAGCAGAAGTGATATGAAACCTAATTGTTTGGAAGTTGTTTATTCAAGAACCCAAGCAAAGAAgcaaataaaattgaacgGGAATAATGGTACTGTCACAACTCCATCACCCACAGTAAAATCTGTCTTTATTGTTACAACGACTGAGCAAGATATGCATGATTGGattgatttaatatttaGAAAAGCACCTTTACTCaatgatttttcaaaccCAATTAACTTTAAGCATCAGGTTCACGTTGGTTTCAATTCCGAGACTGGTGGCTTTACTGGACTACCGTCGGATTGGGAACGAGTTATAgaataa
- the INO4 gene encoding Ino4p (ancestral locus Anc_3.75): protein MNIQKEKITDATDLQQIHLEFQRKPNTSLKGNNYDNGKVTKTEKKVRAKKDRKLSEDEVRMNHLSSEKKRRENVRLTYDDLVKAVPDLRLSENRSELIIYQKTMNYLNWLYKKNSRLRMEITERKRRNDLVEELHVSEELVWELKQGK, encoded by the coding sequence ATGAACATtcagaaagaaaagataacTGATGCCACTGATTTACAACAGATACATCTAGAGTTTCAACGAAAACCGAATACGAGCCTAAAGGGTAACAATTACGATAATGGCAAAGTAACCAAAACCGAAAAGAAAGTCAGAGCAAAAAAAGATCGCAAATTATCAGAGGATGAAGTGCGAATGAATCACCTTTCATCAGAGAAGAAGAGACGAGAGAATGTTCGATTAACGTACGATGATCTTGTTAAGGCTGTGCCCGACCTGAGACTGTCAGAGAACCGATCAGAGTTAATAATATACCagaaaacaatgaattATCTTAATTGgttatataaaaaaaattctagATTAAGAATGGAAATTACTGAAcgaaaaagaagaaatgatCTTGTTGAGGAACTGCATGTTTCCGAAGAACTTGTTTGGGAACTAAAACaaggaaaatga
- the SHR5 gene encoding Shr5p (ancestral locus Anc_3.66), producing MAEDQTMNEKPLFFNYHEFTERFYADLDSPNELKEHDEDHSISITHFPNVYVSRDSVRFADTRIVRVPRRFEARLDAPQFSEILPGSEPAAYTANDEGMNFVPHGVFDGGQVFGYSSVSPLSMYLSQEQFEGIIKPINEKLIKGYKVYTWYNIMDILFGILSMGIWSWLSKYIYPNRTLIDLEDYIKDVNESPLLQEHSIRIISPKRSGYMSLDFEIPRPKLPTNSR from the coding sequence ATGGCCGAAGATCAAACAATGAATGAGAAGccattatttttcaattatcATGAGTTTACAGAAAGATTCTATGCCGATTTGGATTCAcctaatgaattaaaagaaCATGATGAAGATCATAGTATAAGCATAACTCATTTTCCTAATGTCTATGTTTCTAGAGATTCTGTAAGGTTTGCAGACACAAGAATTGTTAGAGTTCCAAGAAGGTTTGAAGCTAGATTGGATGCACCTCAATTTAGTGAAATACTACCGGGATCTGAACCAGCTGCATATACAGCAAACGATGAAGGAATGAATTTTGTTCCACATGGTGTATTTGATGGTGGACAAGTATTTGGGTACTCATCTGTGAGTCCGCTGTCGATGTATTTAAGTCAGGAGCAATTTGAAGGAATAATTAAACccattaatgaaaagttAATAAAAGGTTACAAGGTTTATACTTGGTATAATATAATGGATATTCTATTTGGTATTCTTTCCATGGGTATCTGGAGTTGGTTGtcaaaatatatttatccCAATAGGACGCTAATAGATTTAGAAGATTATATCAAGGATGTAAATGAGTCGCCATTACTCCAGGAGCACAGCATAAGAATAATATCTCCCAAAAGGTCAGGATATATGTCGTTAGACTTTGAAATACCCCGGCCTAAATTACCAACTAATTCGCGTTAA
- the PTH4 gene encoding Pth4p (ancestral locus Anc_3.59) — protein sequence MQRYWNVQSIRWSSSSIEKLASLKEWVLSLNVSRIPLKAFVIRYDRSSGPGGQNVNKVNSKCTLTLNSVSQFNWFPLEIRENIKNGSFRYYNRSSDSIVIQSDQMRSRELNKEQCLVKLVEEIKRSCHFPAETESSVLDKWKKIKSKTDENRLRSKKYKSDRKSLRNKNAFDY from the coding sequence ATGCAAAGATATTGGAATGTTCAAAGTATACGGTGGTCGTCAAGTTCAATTGAGAAGTTAGCTTCGTTAAAAGAATGGGTTCTGTCACTCAATGTGTCACGTATTCCCCTAAAAGCATTTGTTATAAGATACGACAGATCTAGTGGACCAGGGGGACAGAATGTTAACAAAGTGAATAGTAAATGCACGTTGACGCTAAATTCTGTTTCCCAGTTTAATTGGTTCCCCCTTGAGATAAgggaaaatattaaaaatggtTCCTTCAGATATTATAATCGTTCAAGTGACTCTATAGTAATACAATCCGATCAAATGCGTTCTAGAGAATTGAATAAGGAGCAATGCCTGGTGAAACTTGTCGAGGAAATCAAAAGGAGTTGTCATTTTCCTGCCGAAACAGAATCTTCAGTACTTGATAAGTGGAAAAAGATCAAAAGTAAGACTGATGAAAATAGACTTAGAagtaaaaaatataaaagCGACAGAAAAAGTTTAAGGAATAAGAATGCATTTGATTATTAA
- the MSB4 gene encoding Rab GTPase-activating protein MSB4 (ancestral locus Anc_3.64), with protein sequence MKTSKDNNNLSQNPSWKFINESGEESPIDLVKTHSLNQNRQSTELSFIDLYYDEMSSNIDGKSPRSSQLSEPPSPMTIRTRPTSIHDPHGFDRYGFKKQSSFVSEADYNKWWNEYSQYCERRKHKWEVFFEKNGLAIFNDSPTEFPPESEKLRRFIRKGIPSEWRGDAWWYFANGKEILDQNEGIYEKLLKKFDTLKREGTKLTDLETIERDLNRTFPENIHFHREQFQKDEPIIIQSLRRVLIAFSLYDPHIGYCQSMNFIAGLLLLFMEEEKAFWMLVIITSKYLPGVHSVDLEGVNVDQGVLVLCIREYLPELWSQIEESYNHSKGDVHKNCSTPNLDSSNQTIQDKEDKGETDTASNEFLYKLPPLTLSTASWFMSCFIGVLPIETTLRIWDCLFYEKSHFLFKSSLAILKLTEEELHHRKNSSSTFAFAVPFGNTENADTHLNDKSNSQDEIDMKMFHVIQTFPKKLLDPNQLFEKIIFKKKIALNSLDQEEIDHCRDFVRLQREKYKHLQGKLRVNTSVDIHSEESGIPADLLNEENSKDVYGFKKDLNALSWNQSIKGKMRQIRGLKQ encoded by the coding sequence ATGAAGACATCAaaggataataataatttgtcACAAAATCCCTCATGGAAATTCATAAATGAGAGTGGGGAAGAAAGTCCTATAGATCTTGTTAAGACACATTCTTTAAACCAAAACAGGCAAAGTACCGAGTTAAgttttattgatttataTTATGATGAAATGAGCTCGAATATTGACGGGAAGTCACCTCGTTCATCTCAGCTTTCAGAACCACCATCACCTATGACCATACGAACGCGCCCTACTTCGATACATGACCCTCATGGATTTGATAGGTACGGCTTTAAGAAACAATCAAGTTTTGTCTCTGAAGCTGACTATAATAAATGGTGGAATGAATATTCTCAATATTGTGAAAGGCGTAAACATAAATGGGAagtattttttgaaaaaaatgggTTAGCTATCTTCAATGACTCTCCAACAGAATTTCCTCCAGAGAGTGAGAAATTGAGACGATTTATTCGAAAGGGTATTCCCTCTGAATGGAGAGGTGATGCTTGGTGGTATTTTGCCAATggtaaagaaatattggaTCAAAATGAAGGTATATATGAgaaactattgaaaaaatttgatacACTAAAAAGGGAAGGAACCAAACTTACTGATCTTGAAACCATTGAAAGAGATCTTAATCGAACTTTTCCAGAAAATATCCATTTCCATAGAGAGCAATTCCAAAAGGATGAgccaataataattcaatctCTTAGGAGGGTCCTTATTGCATTCTCCCTTTATGATCCTCATATTGGTTATTGtcaatcaatgaattttaTTGCAGGTttgctattattatttatggAGGAAGAAAAAGCATTTTGGATGTTGGTAATTATtacttcaaaatatttgcCGGGCGTACATTCAGTAGATTTGGAAGGTGTCAATGTTGATCAAGGTGTATTGGTTCTTTGTATACGTGAATATTTACCAGAGTTGTGGTcacaaattgaagaatcgTACAATCACAGCAAGGGTGATGTGCACAAGAATTGCAGCACCCCAAATTTAGATTCTAGTAACCAAACAATAcaagataaagaagataagGGTGAAACTGATACCGCAAGCAATGAGTTTCTGTATAAACTTCCACCTCTTACTCTCAGTACAGCTAGTTGGTTTATGAGTTGTTTTATAGGGGTACTCCCGATCGAAACCACTCTAAGAATCTGGGATTGTCTTTTCTATGAGAAATCACATTTTCTATTTAAATCCTCATTAGCTATTCTTAAATTAACTGAAGAGGAATTGCATCATCGGAAAAATTCATCGTCTACCTTTGCCTTTGCTGTTCCCTTTGGTAATACTGAAAATGCTGATACTCATCTGAATGATAAGAGTAATTCGCAGGACGAAATTGATATGAAAATGTTTCATGTAATCCAAACATTTCCCAAGAAATTGCTTGATCCaaatcaattatttgaaaagatcatctttaagaaaaaaattgctTTAAATAGTTTGGACCAGGAGGAGATTGATCATTGTCGAGATTTTGTTCGTTTACAAAGAGAAAAGTATAAGCATTTACAAGGTAAATTGAGAGTAAATACCAGTGTTGATATTCATAGTGAGGAAAGTGGCATACCAGCTGATCTTcttaatgaagaaaacaGTAAGGATGTTTATGGATTTAAAAAGGATCTAAATGCATTGAGCTGGAATCAAAGCataaaaggaaaaatgAGACAGATTAGAGGGCTTAAACAATAG
- the PAP2 gene encoding non-canonical poly(A) polymerase PAP2 (ancestral locus Anc_3.58) codes for MATKSTTSSIKQKPEKIKSKKIEISKGKGMKNSSKSKNSKHGKKSMRRSKNKNQNNKPPTTVRSTDGITFLESSSESEGYDDYDGHFDNPTESEDKDLKMAKVAVEKVPQLQNNKLEDNQDFIAFSASSSDEKDIQEKQALEVDEQVTKEPTKILKSDYPWIINHDHSKQKEISDWLTLEIADFVSYISPSREEIESRNQTISKVRNAVKQLWPDADLHVFGSYATDLYLPGSDIDCVINSKAGDKENRNSLYSLASFLKQQGLATQIEVIAKTRVPIIKFVEPESNIHIDVSFERTNGLEAAKLIREWLQDTPGLRELVLIIKQFLHSRRLNNVHTGGLGGFSIICIVFSFLQMHPRIITNEIDPMENLGVLLIEFFELYGKNFGYDDVAISVTDGYPSYLPKSSWKGLQQTRGSFSLAIQDPGDETNNISRGSFNLRDIKKGFAGAFDLLTNRCFELDQTSFKQRVGKSILGNVIKYRGKERDFKDERSLVVNKAIVENEKYHKKRSRIVHKVNPDEVSQTVEVVADEDDGDDMYIVEEPPSKKRKKSSNKAEKIKKKKTVDSYMGLPSEEKEDEDDYNPTLLR; via the coding sequence ATGGCGACGAAGTCGACAACATCTAGTATTAAACAGAAACCAGAAAAGATCAAGTCGAAGAAGATAGAAATATCGAAGGGTAAGGGCATGAAGAATTCTAGCAAATCAAAGAACAGCAAGCATGGCAAAAAATCCATGAGGCGATCGAAGAAtaagaatcaaaataataaacctCCTACTACGGTCAGATCGACAGATGGAATCACCTTTCTCGAAAGCAGCAGTGAAAGTGAAGGGTACGATGATTATGATGGACATTTCGATAATCCAACTGAGTCTGAAGATAAGGATTTAAAAATGGCAAAAGTGGCAGTAGAAAAGGTTCCAcaacttcaaaataataaattggaagataatCAAGATTTTATTGCATTTTCAGCTTCCAGCTCTGATGAAAAAGATATTCAAGAGAAACAAGCATTAGAAGTTGATGAACAAGTTACTAAGGAACCAACGAAGATTCTGAAGTCAGATTATCCATGGATTATTAACCATGATCACTCAAAACAAAAGGAAATTTCAGATTGGTTGACTTTAGAAATCGCTGATTTTGTCTCTTATATATCCCCAAGCcgagaagaaattgaatcaagAAACCAAACCATAAGTAAAGTTCGTAATGCTGTGAAGCAATTATGGCCAGATGCTGACCTTCATGTTTTCGGATCTTACGCGACAGATCTATATTTGCCAGGGTCTGATATTGATTGTGTCATTAATAGTAAAGCTGgtgataaagaaaatagaaATAGTCTATATTCATTAGCTAGTTTCTTGAAACAGCAAGGATTAGCCACTCAAATTGAAGTTATTGCTAAAACACGAGTaccaattattaaattcgTGGAACCTGAGTCCAATATTCACATTGATGtatcatttgaaagaacTAATGGGCTAGAAGCAGCCAAGCTTATTAGAGAATGGTTACAAGATACACCAGGGTTAAGGGAATTGGTTCTGATAATAAAACAATTCCTCCATTCAAGGAGGTTAAATAACGTCCATACAGGTGGATTAGGTGGGTTCAGTATTATATGTATtgtcttttcctttttacAAATGCACCCTCGTATTATAACTAATGAGATTGATccaatggaaaatttaGGTGTGTTATTAATTGAGTTTTTTGAACTCTATGGGAAAAACTTTGGTTATGATGACGTCGCAATTAGTGTCACCGATGGATACCCCTCTTATCTACCAAAATCTTCATGGAAAGGGCTACAGCAAACAAGAGGTTCGTTCTCATTAGCTATACAGGATCCTGGTGAtgaaacaaacaatattaGTAGAGGTTCCTTTAATTTAAGAGATATTAAGAAAGGGTTTGCAGGTGCTTTCGATTTATTGACCAATAGATGCTTTGAGCTAGATCAAACTAGTTTCAAACAGAGAGTTGGGAAGAGTATCTTAGGAAATGTGATTAAATACAGAGGGAAAGAAAGAGATTTTAAGGATGAGCGTAGTCTCGTTGTTAATAAAGCTAttgttgaaaatgaaaaatatcaCAAGAAACGTAGTCGGATTGTCCATAAGGTCAACCCGGATGAAGTATCGCAAACTGTTGAGGTGGTAGCTGACGAAGATGACGGGGATGACATGTACATCGTTGAGGAACCGCCTTCAAAAAAACGAAAGAAGTCTAGTAATAAGGcagaaaaaatcaaaaagaagaaaaccGTAGATTCATACATGGGGCTCCCTAGTGAggagaaagaagatgaagacgatTATAATCCAACGTTACTACGTTGA
- the NCAS0C04750 gene encoding uncharacterized protein (ancestral locus Anc_3.76), with protein MKLKSHIIDINIPNSLLDISKIPTATAVLTCFYVILSLSLFYIKRSTYNHIVSTGVEIQYSDIQCPFLQLVPSKVVYYPFSIILSNLVDTEIWKFVVTLLNLIIGGSFIERNWNSSKELLKFTIVIGSLINIIMAAFSLIISFIYPSFRSDIPLDGNYTVIIGFPIIYKQLLPETSIFNLKTPRFLSKNFRFKLLPVFMLCFMTIMQLIWFHHIAQLLSIWVTFFSCWVYLRLYQVLYLDNTLIVGDASDTFQLIYFFPDLVKPLLKPIFNNIYDIICVKLKLVKAFQLNDIDKGNDIAEQRGAKKLDLSVEERRRELALQVLQERMA; from the coding sequence ATGAAACTCAAATCACATATAATCGATATTAATATTCCCAATTCACTATTAGATATCTCGAAGATCCCAACAGCAACGGCCGTTTTAACATGCTTCTATGTTATTCTCTCTTTATCTCTCTTCTATATTAAGAGATCAACTTACAACCATATTGTTTCAACTGGTGTAGAGATTCAATACTCAGACATCCAATGTCCATTTCTGCAATTGGTACCCTCAAAAGTGGTGTACTATCCATTTTCGATTATCCTTTCTAACCTTGTGGATACGGAGATATGGAAATTCGTTGTTAccttattaaatttaatcaTCGGAGGCTCctttattgaaagaaattggaataGCTCTAAGGAGCTTTTAAAATTTACAATTGTTATAGGTTCccttattaatattattatggCAGCTTTTAGTCTCATTATATCATTTATTTACCCAAGCTTCAGGTCTGATATTCCCCTAGATGGTAATTATACAGTAATTATTGGCTTTCCcattatatataaacaaCTGTTACCAGAAACAAGCATCTTCAACTTGAAAACTCCAAGATTCCTATCAAAAAACTTCAGATTTAAATTATTGCCTGTTTTTATGCTATGCTTTATGACAATAATGCAGCTTATTTGGTTTCATCATATAGCCCAATTATTATCTATATGGGTTACTTTCTTTTCATGTTGGGTTTATCTACGATTATATCAAGTATTATATCTTGATAATACTTTGATTGTTGGGGATGCCTCAGATACATTCCagttgatttattttttccCAGATCTTGTTAAACCTCTTTTAAAACCAATATTCAACAACATTTATGATATTATTTGTGTAAAATTAAAACTCGTTAAGGCGTTCCAGCttaatgatattgataagGGGAACGATATTGCTGAGCAAAGGGGAGCCAAAAAACTCGATTTGTCAGTGGAAGAAAGGCGAAGAGAGTTGGCACTTCAAGTCTTACAGGAGCGTATGGCTTAG
- the NCAS0C04730 gene encoding cyclin family protein (ancestral locus Anc_3.70), which translates to MSQDRKALNLLLNSPVTDSVISHLIKRTVGLFPKRSAPKTRQRWNDIQRLPKLKQFVNKVVRFSNATTPTLLMTSCYLSKLGKILPQDSVCLPSTFHRLFLSCLIISFKFNNDSCPTFKDWVEYSDNLFTLEDLSVMERQMLQIFDYNLKVSESFMQTDLYLLVEPIKQDIEISYFHRMKMGLITKNNNISSYEDKEDGYHFNREGRVDSNNSFQMYDLKRNMSNDSDLSSITIGNNNFSNSIHEIQLTPTRSDIWYDEMRDPFFFSG; encoded by the coding sequence ATGTCTCAAGATAGAAAAGCATTAAATCTTTTGTTGAACTCACCTGTAACTGACTCTGTTATATCTCATTTGATCAAGAGGACTGTAGGACTATTCCCCAAACGTAGTGCTCCAAAGACTCGTCAGAGATGGAATGATATTCAACGATTACCCAAACTCAAACAGTTTGTAAATAAAGTGGTTAGATTTTCAAATGCTACAACTCCAACACTACTAATGACTTCATGTTATTTGAGTAAATTAGGTAAAATTTTACCACAAGACTCTGTTTGTCTTCCATCAACATTCCATCGTCTTTTCCTTTCATGCTTAATCATTAgttttaaatttaacaaTGATTCCTGCCCCACATTTAAGGATTGGGTCGAATATTCAGATAATCTCTTTACTTTAGAGGATTTATCAGTGATGGAGAGACAAATGTTGCAAATATTTGACTATAATTTAAAGGTTTCCGAAAGTTTTATGCAGACCGATCTTTACTTGTTAGTGGAACCAATTAAGCAAGACATTGAAATCTCATATTTTCATAGAATGAAAATGGGTTTAAttacaaaaaataataacattaGTTCATATGAAGACAAAGAAGATGGTTATCATTTCAATCGTGAGGGTCGCGTTGATAGCAACAATTCGTTCCAAATGTATGACCTTAAGAGAAACATGTCCAATGATTCCGACTTGAGTTCAATTACCATaggtaataataatttctcaaaCTCAATTCATGAGATTCAATTGACACCTACAAGATCAGACATTTGGTACGACGAGATGAGAGACccattctttttttcagGTTGA